The region AACAGTTTCAGCACCACCAGCACCAGCAGCACCGCGCCCAGGCTCCATTGCTGGCGCCGCTGGCGCTGCGCCGCATGGCGCATCAGCAGCAGGGCAGTAATGCTCCACACCAGCGACAGCATGGCTTGCACGAACTGCGAGGCCATCAGGTCATCGAATTCGTAGGGCACGCCCATGTAGTTCGAGACCGTGCGCAGCAGCAGCAGGTTGAACCAGCCGTAGACAAAACAGGCGGCCACCACTGGCACGCGCGCTTGGAACTGGTCCAGCCACATTGGCTGGCCGGCACGCAGCAGGCGCCAGGCGGCAATGCCCAGCAGGATGGCAAAGCCGCTGCTGATGTCGAGCGGATTGAGCAAAGGCAAATAGGGCAGGGGCGCCATGGCGCCGTTGTCGATCAGGTTCCAGACGGCGATCAGCACCAGCGACCATGCCGCCCCCAGCGGTATCAGCGTGCGCTGGTACCAGCCGGCGATCGGCGCCACCGGCCAGCCACCGGCACGGCAGCGGCGGATCAGCAAGGCCAGCGCCAGCATCATGGCCCAGGCCGGCAAATAGCGCGACCAGGCCGGGCTGACAGCGTCGCCCTGGCCAGCCAGCCAGGCGTCCAGGTGGATCGCGCCTACCGGCCACAGCATCAGCCATGGCGCCGCCGTGCGCACCGTGTGCAGCAGGCGCAGCACGCGCAGGTTCAGGTGCCAGCCGGCGCGCGACCAGGTGCGCAGCATGAATTCACCGCTGGCCAGCATGCAGGCCAGCGCCAGCCAGGACAGGCCGGTCGGCAGGTATTCGCGCAAATACAGGGCCATCAGCATGTTGGCGCTCCACAGGCCCAGGCCGATCCAGACGGCCGGCGTGAACCAGCGCAACTGCGGCCAGGCCAGGCGGCGCGCCAGCAGCGCGAACAGCGGTGTGGCGATGCTGACCAGGATCAGGTACAGCGCCAGCCAGTGTTCGCCCGCATGCGGATGCATGCTGTCCTTGCCATCGACCAGGCGCAGCAGCCAGCTGGTGAGCGGGAACAGGATGCCGACAAACCACAGCAGGCCGCTCCATTGCAGCAGCGGCAGCGCGGCCAGCGACAGTTTTTCATTGATCTCCACGCGCGCCTGGCGTTGCGTGAACCAGCTGCTCGCCAGCGCCGCGGCGCCCAGCAGCAGCGCGCTGACAAAGGTGCCGTGGAACAGGTTGCTTGGGTGCTCATTCCAGTCCAGGCCCATGCGCAGCAGCAACACGATGCCGGCCAGCAGTTGCACCACCAGCAGCAGCAGGCGCGGCACCGTCCATTGCAGGCGCTGCGCCAGCCAGAACAGGCCGCCGGCAACCGCCAGCGCGCTGACGGTCAGCAGGTTCAACTGCGTGATGGCGTCGGTGCGCAGCAGGATTTCGGTCCACAGCCCACCGAGCAGCCAGGCGGTGGCGCCGGTCAGGAACACCACCGACAGGCCCTGCATCAGTTCCGGTTCCAGGCTGGCGTGCACGACGCCTTGCTGGCGGCGGAAGTTGATCGCCATCAGCAGGGCGGCGGCGGCCAGCAGCAAAAAGCCCAGCCACAGGTTCGATTGCAGCGCGGTCGGCGTGTCCATGTCGGCCAGGATGCCGAGGAAGGACAGCCAGGCGGCGGCCTGCACCAGCAGACCAAAGGCCCAGGCCAGCGGCTGGCGCTGGCGCAAGCCGACCCAGACGATGCCGGCGCCTTCCAGTGCCCAGGCGGCGGACGTCCAGCGGCCGTCGAGCGCAAACGGAATCGCCAAAGTACCAAACACGACGCCCAGCGCCAGAAAGGCTTCGGCCAGCAATTTGAAGTGGCCGCTGTGGCGGCGCCACAGGGCCACCGCCAGGCCGGTATAAAACAGGCCGGCGACCATGGCCGAAAACGCCAGGCCGAAATGCAGGTCCTTCACCAGGCCATACTGCAAGCCCATGGCGGCCAGCGGCGTGCCGAATACCAGCGTGCCGTCCACATAGTGCTTCAGGCGCGGCGCCTGGCGTGCGCAGTAGGCGATCGCGATGCCGACATAGAACAGCACGAACAGGATCAGGAACAGCTGGCTCGACAGATAGTTTTCCGGCGTATAGCGCAGCAGGCCCCAGGCGGTGGCGACCACGAAGGTAAAGCCGAAGCTCAGCACGTTCAGCACGCGCCAGGCGCGTTTCAGGGCGATGGCGAACACGCCGGCGTTGAGCAGCGCGTAATAGCTGAACAGGCCGATATGGCTGCCACCGCCGGTCGACACCAGGATCGGTACGGCAAAGCCGCCGATAATGCCGAACACGGCCAGCCAGACGGCGTTCTGCAGCACTGCCAGCAGGCAGGTAAAGGCGGTCAGCACGAACAGCAAAACGAAGGCCAGGCCGGCAGGCATCAGTTCGTACAGGCGGAAGGCGCCAAAGGTGACCAGCATCAGTATCGCCAGCGCCGTGCCCTGCAGCGGCAGGCTGATGCCGGGGCGCGCCACGCGGATGCGCCAGGCCCAGGCCAGCAGGGCAATATCGGCCAGCGCAATGCCGGCCAGACGCAGCTCGATCGGCAAGGTCACTTGCGCCGACACATATTTGAGCAGGAAGCTGACGCCGAGGAACAAAATCAGCAAGCCCAGCTTGGCGACCAGGTTGCCCGTCAACAACCAGGTTTTTGCCTTGGCAAACAGCTCGTTGCCAGGGGCGACCCAGGCGGGGGTATTCGGCAGGTCTGGCGCCGGCGCGACCGGTTTGGCGGGCTGCGCAGGAGCTGCCGGCGGCAGTGGCACCGGCTCGGGAGCGGGCCGCGCTGCGGGCTTGTCGAGCGAAATGGTAATCGCCGGTGGCACAAACTCGGGCGCAGGTGCAGGCACCGGCACCGGCACTGGGATGGCCACGGGTACAGGCACCGGCGGCGCGGCCTCGGCTGGCGGCGCGGGTTCCGCCCTCGCTTCCGTCCTGGTCTCCACCCTGGCTTCGGCGTGTGCGCGCGGCAGGGCAGGGCCCAGTTCGAGCACCTGCAGGCGCTCCTGGATACTGTCGACTTCGCGGCGCAAGCGCGCCGTGACGGCTTCGAGCTCCATCACTTTGCGGCGGCTTTTCATGGCGACGACAAAGGCGGTAATCAACAAGCCCAGCAATACCAGCGGTATCAATACAAACATAGGTCGGCTTTCCTGGCAGGACAGGGCGCGAGCGGCGCCCGATGTATGCGCACCTTACCTTATTATCAAGAAACGGGGTTTTCTTATAGCCATGTGGCAATTCCTCCGAAGAAGTGGCCAGCATGCAATGTGCGGTCCTGGCCGGTATTGATTGAAAGCAATACCACGACATTCAGATTGTCGTGCGCAGGATAGTGCTGTATTTTAGCAATTCGTTCACTTCCCATTTCCACGCCATGAGTCAGAGCAGCCAGTTTTCCTTGTTGTCGCAGCGCCGCTTCGGGCCGTTTTTCTGGACCCAGTTCTTTGGCGCCTTCAACGACAATCTGTTCAAGACGGCGCTGATGGTGATCCTGGCCTACGATGCGCTGAGCTGGACCTCGCTCGATCCGTCCACCATCACCAACCTGATCCCCGGCCTGTTCATCCTGCCCTACGTGGTGTTCTCGGCCACCGCCGGCCAGCTGGCGGACAAATTCGAAAAAGCCGGCCTGGCCCGCTTCGTGAAATGGATGGAACTGGCCATCATGGCGATCGCCGCCGCCGGCTGGATGACGCACACCCTGTGGCTGCTGGTGGCGGCCGTGGTCGGCATGGGCATCCATTCGACCCTGTTCGGCCCCGTCAAGTACGCCTATCTGCCGCAGCAGCTGAAACCCGAGGAACTGGTCGGCGGCAATGGCCTGATCGAGATGGGCACCTTTGTCGGCATCCTGCTCGGCGAGATATTGGGCGCCGTGCTGATCGTGCACAAGCCGCTGGGCGTGGAACTGGTGGCCGGCGCCACCATCGCCGTCGCCATCTTCGGTTTGATCGCCAGCTACCGTGTGCCCCGCACGCCGGCGCCCGAGCCGGACCTGAAGGTCAGCCTCAATTTTGTCGCCGAATCGTTCCGCAACCTGAATTTTTCGCGCAAGAACCGTCCCGTCTTCCTGGCCATGCTTGGCAACTCCTGGTTCTGGTTCTATGGCGCGCTGATCCTGGCCCAGTTCCCCGTCTATTCGAAAGACTTTTTGCATGGCGACCATAGCGTGTTCGTGCTGCTGCTGACGGTGTTTTCGGTCGGCATCGGCACCGGTTCGCTGCTGTGCGAGCGCCTGTCGGGCCACAAGATCGAGATCGGCCTGGTGCCGTTCGGCTCGATCGGCCTGTCGCTGTTCGGCATCGACCTGTTCTTCGCCAGCAATGCCTACGCGAATACGCAAATCGTCGATGCGCTGGCCTTTGTCAGCCAGGCCGGCGTGCCGCGCATCCTGTTCGATATCGTCATGATCGGCGTGTTCGGCGGCTTCTTTATCGTGCCCCTGTTCGCGCTGATCCAGACCCGCTGCGACCCGAAACATATTTCGCGCACCATCGCCGGCATGAATATCCTCAACGCCCTGTTCATGGTGGCGGCGGCCGGCGTGGCCATCGTGCTGCTGGGGCAAGGGTTTACCATCCCGCAGCTGTTCCTCGTCACCGCCATCCTGAACGCGCTGGTGGCGGCGTATATCTTCTCGCTGGTGCCGGAATTCCTGATGCGCTTCCTGGCCTGGATATTGATCCAGACCGTGCACCGCGTGAAAGTGGTCAATGGCGAACGGATTCCCGCCGAGGGCGCGGCCGTGCTGGTATGCAACCACGTCAGCTATGTGGACGCCATCGTCATCGTCGCGGCCAGCCCGCGCCCGATCCGCTTCGTGATGGATCACAAGATTTTCAAGATGCCGCTGATGGGCTGGTTATTTCGCACCGCCAAGGCGATCCCGATTGCCTCGGCCAAGGACGATCCTTTCCTGATGGAGCGCGCTTTTGTCGATATCGCCCAGGCCCTGCATGAAGGCGACCTGGTGTGCATCTTCCCGGAAGGCAAGCTTACCCGCACCGGCCAGATCAGCGAGTTCAAGGGCGGCATCGCCAAGATCGTGGCGCGCAGCAAGGTGCCGGTGATCCCGCTGGCGCTGCGCGGCCTGTGGGGTCACTTGCTCAGTCACCGCAACGGCCATCTGTTCGAGCGCGCCTTCAAGGCCGGCCTGCGTTCGCGCCTGTCGCTGGCCGTCGGCGTGCCGGTGGCGCCCGAGGACGCCACGCCGGAGTTGCTGCAGCAAAAAGTCCAGGATTTGCGCGGCAAGTGGAAATAAGCTTCAGTTCGGTGACGCGCCAGCCAGGTGCCGCTCCAGCAGCGCGACAATCGCCGTATAGTCGACCGGCTTGGTGAGGTGAAAGTCGAAGCCCGCCTCGACGGTGCGCTGGCGGGCTTCGCCCTGGCCCCAGCCCGTCAGCGCGATCATCAGGCAGTCGCGCCCGTTGGCCAGCTGGCGTACCTGGCGCGCCGTTTCATAACCATCCATGCCCGGCATGCCCAGGTCCATCACGATCAGCCGCGGCCAGGCCAGCGCGACCTGGACCAGCGCCTGCTGGCCGTCGTAGGCCACGGCCGCCGCATGGCCATCGAGCTGGAACATGGTTTGCAGCGCATCGGCCGCATCGCGGTTGTCGTCCACCACCAGGATTTGCAGGGCGGCGCCGGCGGGCGCGGTCGCCGCGCTGGCCGCGGTCACCGCTTCGGCTGGCGGCACCGGCATTTCCTTGGCCGGCAGGGTGACCACGAAGCGGCTGCCTTGTCCCGCGCCGGCGCTATACGCCTGCACGCTGCCGCCATGCATTTCGGCAAACTGGCGTGACAGGCTGAGGCCTATCCCCAGGCCGCTGGCCAGCTGGCCCGACACCGTGCGGCTCTGTTCGAACATGGAAAAGATGCGCGGAATCGCCTCCGCATCGAGGCCGATGCCGTTGTCTTCCACGCTCACCTGCAACTGCTCGTCCGCCATCTGCGCGCCGATATGGATGCGCCCGCCCGGCGGCGTGAACTTGATGGCGTTCGAGACGATATTGGCGAAGATCTGCACCAGGCGCGCATGGTCGGCGTGCAGCAGCACGGGGTGCGGCGGCAAGTCCACCGTCAGGGCGATCTGCCGCGCACTGGCCGGTTCCTGGCACAGTTCCACCACATGCCCGATGACCTGCTCGAGCAGCACATCCTGGCGCTGCAAGGCCACCTTGCCGCTGGTGATGCGCGCCACGTCGAGCAGGTCATCGACCAGGCGCATCAGTTGCGTGACCTGCCGCTCGATCACGTCCCTGACCTTGCCGATCTGTTCGGAACCGGGATACAGGCGGTTCAGCAGGGCGGCCGAGGTGCGGATCGGCGCCAGCGGATTGCGCAGTTCGTGGCCCAGGGTGGCGATGAATTCATCCTTGCGCCGGGCGCTTTCGCGCACCTGGTACTGGCGCGCACGGGCCCGCTGCATGGCGTGGGCCGAGGTGATCAGGGTCAGGGCGTGCACCGGGCGTTCCAGCAGGGTCAGGTTGCCGAGGGTGGAAATCGCCTGCCGCAGCGGCAGCGAGTCCTGGCCGCTGCGCGTCAGCAGCAGGATCGGCAGGTCGGACCAATCAGGTTGTTGCTGCGCGTAATCGTTGAGCACCTGCCAGGCGCCCGCATGCAGGGCTTCCTCCACGGTCAATACGCCGCCCGCGCCCAGGCGCAGTTGCTGCGCCAGGTCGCCGACCGAGTGACACGCCAGGCTGTCGATGGTCGCGCTGGCCAATACCTTGACGGCCAGGGCGGCATCCTGGCCGGCCGGCGCGTGGATCAGGATGCGCTGTTCCATGGCCTGTCCTAGGGGAAAGGCGTGCCGCCGACGGTGGGCATGCCCGACAGGATGCCGTGAAAGCCGGCCAGCGGCGGACCGATGCGGATGCCCTGCGGGACGATCTCGAAGCGGCGTATGCTGCGCTCGTGCGCGCTGCCGCGCTTCTTGAAGACGGAAATGGCTTGCCGCACTTCGCCTTCCGCCTCGTAATAGCGCAGCATGATGACGCTGTCGGCCAGGTAGCTGGCGTCGGCCGAGGTGGTCATCGCCGTGCCGATCATGTTTTGTTGCACCCCCACCAGCAGAGTGGCCACGCCGCGCTGGCTCAGGTAGTTCAGCAGTTCGTGCAGATAGGTGCTTTGAAAGCGTTCGTCGGGCACCGCGTTCATGTAGCCGTTCAGGCTGTCGATGACGATCACGCGCGCGCCCCGTTCGGCCGCATCGACCACGGCCTGGGCGAATTCGCCCGGCGTCAGTTCGGCCGGGTCGATCTGCTGGGCGCTCAGCAAGCCGTTCTGCATCGCCTCGCGCAGGCGCATGCCCACGCCGTCGGTGCGGTTGAGCAGCTTGCTGCGCGCTTCTTCGAACAGGAACATGGCGCACGGTTCGCCGCGCAGGGTGGCCGCGTGCACGAACTGCGCCGCCAGGGTCGACTTGCCGCTGCCGGCCGGCCCGGAGATAAGGGTGCTCATGCCTTCTTCCAGGCCGCCGCCGACCATCGCGTCGAGTTCCGCCACGCCGCTCGACAGGCTGACGCGGCCGGCCTCGCTGCGGCTGTCGGCCGCCACCAGGCGCGGATACACCACCAGCCCGCTGCGGGCGATCTTGTAGTCGTGCGCGCCGCCGCGAAACGGCACGCCGCGGTATTTCACCACGCGCACGCGGCGCCGGTCATTGCCGTACGCCTGGTTCTGCAGTTCGAGCGAGATCACGCAATGGGCCACGCTGCGCACCTGCAAGCCGTCGTCCAGGGCCGAGCGGTCGTCGATCAGCACGGTGGTGCAGTGGCGGCTGGCAAGGTATTGTTTCAGCGCCACCACCTGGCGCCGGTAGCGCAGCGGGTTTTCCGCCAGCAGCTGCAATTCCGACAGCGAATCGAGCACCAGCCTGGCCGGCCGGTGTTTGTCGATCGCCGCCAGGATGCGCTGGTTGGTGGCCGCCAGTTCGATCTCGGACGGGTGGAAGATGGTGTACTGGCGGTCCGGGTCCAGCATGTCGTCGCTGGGCGCCACTTCCTCGATGCCGATGCCGGCCAGGTCCCAGCCGTGCGACAGGGCCGCGCCGCGCAGCTCGATTTCGGATTCGGCCAGCGCCATGTACAGCACCGGTTCGCCCAGGCGCACGCCCTCCATCAGGAACTGCAGCGCCAGCGTGGTCTTGCCGGTGCCCGGTTCGCCTTCGAGCAGGTACAGGCGATCGGGCACCAGGCCGCCGGCCAGGATGGTATCGAGGCCGGCCACGCCGGTCGAGCGCGGGGCTGCCGCAGGCTGCGCCGCCTGTGCCGCCTGTGCCTGCTTGGGTGCCGGTGTCGTCATCGCCGTTCGCTTTCCCGGCCTGGCATGCTGCCTCGGCCGTCATGAAGCGGCCTGTCTGTCCAAGGCCGGTGCATATGGTAGCGCATTCGCCGCAGCATGTCTTTTCAATACGATTGGTAAATAACCATGCCGATTTGCGTGTTTTTTGCGCCGCCGCAACGCTTGCCATGCTGGCAAGCAAAGAAAGCACGACCCTGATACAGTAGCTGCAGCAACCACTTCTTCGCCTTGCCGTTTTATCGTCGCCCGCCAGCCTTGCTTGATGCAAAGCAAGCCCTGCGGTGACTGCATCCTTGCCGGATCGATGCGTCAATGAAATCAAAAAGTTTCCATGTATCAATTGTAAATCTGCTTGACCATTTTAGAATGATCGTTCATTCTTTGATCTGCGTTAATAAATTACCTCATTTCTAACGACACTAAGCCCGCTTCTTTTTCAGAAAGTCCAAGATGCAACCAACATTTTCCCTGACGTCGCCGCGTACGAGCGGCGCTATTGCCGTTCTGTGCGCCACTGTAATCATGGCCGGCTGCAGTAAAAAACAGGCCGCGCCGCCGCCGCAGCAAGCGCCGCAGGTTGTCGTGTTTACTGTTAATCCGGCCGCGTTGCCGATGGTGGCCGACCTGTCCGGCCGGACCAATGCGTATCAAGTGGCCGATGTGCGTCCGCAAGTGGGCGGCCTGATCCAGAAGCGCCTGTTCGTCGAAGGCGCCGATGTGAAAGCCGGCACGCCGCTGTACCAGATCGATTCGGCCAGCTACCAGGCGTCCTACAATTCGGCCAAGGCCGCGTTAACCAAGGCCAAGGCCAACCTGCTCACTTCCGGTCCGAAAGTCGCGCGCTACAAGGAACTGGTGGCCATCGAAGGCGTCAGCCGCCAGGAATACGACGATGCCGTCGCTACCTACGAGCAAGCCAAGGCCGACGTGGAAGCGGCCACCGCGGCGCTGGAATCGGCCAATATCAACGTGCGCTACACCACCGTGACGGCGCCGATCAGCGGCCGTACCAGCCGCTCGACCGTGACGGCCGGCGCGCTGGTGACGGCTGGCCAGGCCGAAGCGCTGACGACAGTGCAGCAACTCGATCCCATCTATGTCGACGTGACCCAGTCGAGCACCGACCTGCTGCGCCTGAAGCGCCAGCTGGCCGACGGCAGCCTGAAGAAAGCCGGCGACGGCCAGGCCAAGGTCAATCTGATCTTGCCAGACGGCACCAAGTACAGCGAACCGGGCAAGCTGCAGTTCTCGGGCGTCAGCGTCGAGCCG is a window of Janthinobacterium sp. J1-1 DNA encoding:
- a CDS encoding DUF2339 domain-containing protein — protein: MFVLIPLVLLGLLITAFVVAMKSRRKVMELEAVTARLRREVDSIQERLQVLELGPALPRAHAEARVETRTEARAEPAPPAEAAPPVPVPVAIPVPVPVPAPAPEFVPPAITISLDKPAARPAPEPVPLPPAAPAQPAKPVAPAPDLPNTPAWVAPGNELFAKAKTWLLTGNLVAKLGLLILFLGVSFLLKYVSAQVTLPIELRLAGIALADIALLAWAWRIRVARPGISLPLQGTALAILMLVTFGAFRLYELMPAGLAFVLLFVLTAFTCLLAVLQNAVWLAVFGIIGGFAVPILVSTGGGSHIGLFSYYALLNAGVFAIALKRAWRVLNVLSFGFTFVVATAWGLLRYTPENYLSSQLFLILFVLFYVGIAIAYCARQAPRLKHYVDGTLVFGTPLAAMGLQYGLVKDLHFGLAFSAMVAGLFYTGLAVALWRRHSGHFKLLAEAFLALGVVFGTLAIPFALDGRWTSAAWALEGAGIVWVGLRQRQPLAWAFGLLVQAAAWLSFLGILADMDTPTALQSNLWLGFLLLAAAALLMAINFRRQQGVVHASLEPELMQGLSVVFLTGATAWLLGGLWTEILLRTDAITQLNLLTVSALAVAGGLFWLAQRLQWTVPRLLLLVVQLLAGIVLLLRMGLDWNEHPSNLFHGTFVSALLLGAAALASSWFTQRQARVEINEKLSLAALPLLQWSGLLWFVGILFPLTSWLLRLVDGKDSMHPHAGEHWLALYLILVSIATPLFALLARRLAWPQLRWFTPAVWIGLGLWSANMLMALYLREYLPTGLSWLALACMLASGEFMLRTWSRAGWHLNLRVLRLLHTVRTAAPWLMLWPVGAIHLDAWLAGQGDAVSPAWSRYLPAWAMMLALALLIRRCRAGGWPVAPIAGWYQRTLIPLGAAWSLVLIAVWNLIDNGAMAPLPYLPLLNPLDISSGFAILLGIAAWRLLRAGQPMWLDQFQARVPVVAACFVYGWFNLLLLRTVSNYMGVPYEFDDLMASQFVQAMLSLVWSITALLLMRHAAQRQRRQQWSLGAVLLVLVVLKLFLVDLSNVGGIARIVSFVGVGLLMLLIGYLAPFPKAETVTEPKPESA
- a CDS encoding MFS transporter: MSQSSQFSLLSQRRFGPFFWTQFFGAFNDNLFKTALMVILAYDALSWTSLDPSTITNLIPGLFILPYVVFSATAGQLADKFEKAGLARFVKWMELAIMAIAAAGWMTHTLWLLVAAVVGMGIHSTLFGPVKYAYLPQQLKPEELVGGNGLIEMGTFVGILLGEILGAVLIVHKPLGVELVAGATIAVAIFGLIASYRVPRTPAPEPDLKVSLNFVAESFRNLNFSRKNRPVFLAMLGNSWFWFYGALILAQFPVYSKDFLHGDHSVFVLLLTVFSVGIGTGSLLCERLSGHKIEIGLVPFGSIGLSLFGIDLFFASNAYANTQIVDALAFVSQAGVPRILFDIVMIGVFGGFFIVPLFALIQTRCDPKHISRTIAGMNILNALFMVAAAGVAIVLLGQGFTIPQLFLVTAILNALVAAYIFSLVPEFLMRFLAWILIQTVHRVKVVNGERIPAEGAAVLVCNHVSYVDAIVIVAASPRPIRFVMDHKIFKMPLMGWLFRTAKAIPIASAKDDPFLMERAFVDIAQALHEGDLVCIFPEGKLTRTGQISEFKGGIAKIVARSKVPVIPLALRGLWGHLLSHRNGHLFERAFKAGLRSRLSLAVGVPVAPEDATPELLQQKVQDLRGKWK
- a CDS encoding ATP-binding protein, which encodes MEQRILIHAPAGQDAALAVKVLASATIDSLACHSVGDLAQQLRLGAGGVLTVEEALHAGAWQVLNDYAQQQPDWSDLPILLLTRSGQDSLPLRQAISTLGNLTLLERPVHALTLITSAHAMQRARARQYQVRESARRKDEFIATLGHELRNPLAPIRTSAALLNRLYPGSEQIGKVRDVIERQVTQLMRLVDDLLDVARITSGKVALQRQDVLLEQVIGHVVELCQEPASARQIALTVDLPPHPVLLHADHARLVQIFANIVSNAIKFTPPGGRIHIGAQMADEQLQVSVEDNGIGLDAEAIPRIFSMFEQSRTVSGQLASGLGIGLSLSRQFAEMHGGSVQAYSAGAGQGSRFVVTLPAKEMPVPPAEAVTAASAATAPAGAALQILVVDDNRDAADALQTMFQLDGHAAAVAYDGQQALVQVALAWPRLIVMDLGMPGMDGYETARQVRQLANGRDCLMIALTGWGQGEARQRTVEAGFDFHLTKPVDYTAIVALLERHLAGASPN
- a CDS encoding ATPase domain-containing protein; this encodes MTTPAPKQAQAAQAAQPAAAPRSTGVAGLDTILAGGLVPDRLYLLEGEPGTGKTTLALQFLMEGVRLGEPVLYMALAESEIELRGAALSHGWDLAGIGIEEVAPSDDMLDPDRQYTIFHPSEIELAATNQRILAAIDKHRPARLVLDSLSELQLLAENPLRYRRQVVALKQYLASRHCTTVLIDDRSALDDGLQVRSVAHCVISLELQNQAYGNDRRRVRVVKYRGVPFRGGAHDYKIARSGLVVYPRLVAADSRSEAGRVSLSSGVAELDAMVGGGLEEGMSTLISGPAGSGKSTLAAQFVHAATLRGEPCAMFLFEEARSKLLNRTDGVGMRLREAMQNGLLSAQQIDPAELTPGEFAQAVVDAAERGARVIVIDSLNGYMNAVPDERFQSTYLHELLNYLSQRGVATLLVGVQQNMIGTAMTTSADASYLADSVIMLRYYEAEGEVRQAISVFKKRGSAHERSIRRFEIVPQGIRIGPPLAGFHGILSGMPTVGGTPFP
- a CDS encoding efflux RND transporter periplasmic adaptor subunit, with the protein product MQPTFSLTSPRTSGAIAVLCATVIMAGCSKKQAAPPPQQAPQVVVFTVNPAALPMVADLSGRTNAYQVADVRPQVGGLIQKRLFVEGADVKAGTPLYQIDSASYQASYNSAKAALTKAKANLLTSGPKVARYKELVAIEGVSRQEYDDAVATYEQAKADVEAATAALESANINVRYTTVTAPISGRTSRSTVTAGALVTAGQAEALTTVQQLDPIYVDVTQSSTDLLRLKRQLADGSLKKAGDGQAKVNLILPDGTKYSEPGKLQFSGVSVEPTTGNVVLRALFPNPKGELLPGMFVRAQLETGIDDKAITVPQVGVSRNQKGEATAMVLNKENKVEQRIITTNGTSGTSWIVTSGLAAGDRVIVEGLQKIKPGAPAVAVPAAAPAAAGGAPAAPGAAPAASAPAASAQ